A DNA window from Carnobacterium funditum DSM 5970 contains the following coding sequences:
- a CDS encoding glycine betaine ABC transporter substrate-binding protein: MLKSNIKRLGILTGLALSLFAAGCASDDGETTKDDSVGKGQEIDLAYVEWDTEVASTNVIGSVLEDLGYNVNLVPLDNAVMWEAVSSGEVDGMVAAWLPNTHASHYEKYGDNLENLGENLTGAKLGLVVPKYMDVDSIEDLTDEAKQTITGIEPGAGLVAATELALEKYDSLNDWSLDTSSSGAMIVALKQALANEEEIIVTGWSPHWMFATYDLKYLEDPKGTFGGIETVNTMVRKDLEKDMPEAYEVLDQFNWTKEDIETVMLAISEGENPKDAAKAWIDDNPEKVATWTKGVTE; this comes from the coding sequence TTGTTAAAAAGTAATATAAAACGTTTAGGAATTCTAACTGGACTAGCACTTTCATTGTTTGCTGCGGGTTGTGCATCTGATGATGGAGAAACAACAAAAGACGATTCAGTAGGTAAAGGACAAGAAATTGATCTTGCATATGTAGAATGGGATACCGAAGTCGCTTCTACAAATGTTATTGGTTCTGTTTTGGAAGATTTAGGATACAACGTTAATTTGGTTCCGCTTGATAATGCTGTTATGTGGGAGGCTGTTTCTAGCGGTGAAGTAGACGGAATGGTCGCTGCTTGGCTACCTAATACACACGCATCACACTATGAAAAATATGGTGATAACCTTGAAAACTTAGGTGAGAATCTAACTGGTGCTAAACTTGGTTTAGTTGTTCCTAAATACATGGATGTTGATTCTATTGAGGACTTAACCGACGAAGCCAAACAAACAATCACTGGAATTGAGCCTGGTGCTGGGTTAGTAGCTGCAACAGAACTCGCATTAGAAAAATATGATAGTCTGAATGATTGGAGCTTGGACACTTCTTCATCTGGAGCAATGATTGTTGCTCTAAAACAAGCCCTTGCAAATGAAGAAGAGATAATCGTTACCGGATGGTCACCTCATTGGATGTTTGCAACCTATGATTTAAAATATCTTGAAGATCCTAAAGGAACTTTTGGTGGAATCGAAACAGTTAACACAATGGTCAGAAAAGATTTAGAAAAAGATATGCCAGAGGCCTATGAAGTTTTAGATCAATTCAACTGGACTAAAGAAGATATTGAAACAGTCATGTTAGCTATCAGCGAAGGTGAAAATCCAAAAGATGCTGCAAAAGCATGGATTGATGATAATCCTGAAAAAGTTGCAACTTGGACTAAAGGTGTAACTGAATAA
- a CDS encoding ribonuclease J, translated as MSNIKIIPLGGVRENGKNMYVVEVDEEIFVLDCGLMYPETELLGIDIVIPDFSYLEENRDRVTGVFLTHGHEDAIGALPYFLQKFDVPVFGTELTIALAKLFMEKDSQVSQFNDYHIVDENTEIEFEHAVLGFFRTTHTIPDSVGVTLKTNEGSIVYTGDFKFDQSATPAYQTDLAKISDIGKTKVLALLSDSSDAESSIENMSDYKVAEQVEDTFRNTKERIIVASVASNILRIQQVMDAAFKSGRKIFFTGKKVEEIVEVAMKLKKINLPNEDLIVPIEDIEKYPDNEIVILETGTTGEPIKTLQRMATGKHLQINIKEGDLVYIVTSPSVSMEVTVNKTKNMIYRAGGEVKQISDNIKASGHATPNDLKLMINLIKPTYFVPVTGEYRRLAAHAKLAHEVGIPFKNIFIPGKGDVVEYKAGRMSMSGQVTAGNTMVDGIGIGDIGNIVLRDRKLLSEDGIFVAVVTISRKKGKIMSGPEVMTRGFVYVKENTDLIQSSNEIVRKVVEDNLNHKEFEWSRLKQEIRDALSKYLFEQTRRRPVILPIIMETSSRNRRN; from the coding sequence ATGAGTAACATTAAAATAATTCCACTAGGCGGCGTACGTGAAAACGGAAAAAATATGTACGTCGTGGAAGTAGATGAAGAAATATTTGTTTTGGATTGCGGTTTAATGTATCCAGAAACAGAACTATTGGGAATAGACATAGTTATTCCTGACTTTAGCTATTTAGAAGAGAATCGCGACCGTGTAACTGGAGTATTCTTGACACACGGACATGAGGATGCTATAGGAGCATTGCCCTATTTTCTTCAAAAATTTGATGTACCAGTTTTTGGTACTGAATTAACCATAGCATTAGCAAAATTATTTATGGAAAAAGATAGTCAAGTAAGCCAATTTAACGATTACCATATTGTTGATGAAAATACTGAAATTGAATTTGAACATGCTGTTTTAGGTTTTTTTAGGACAACTCATACTATACCAGATTCAGTAGGTGTTACATTGAAAACAAATGAAGGTAGCATTGTTTATACCGGTGATTTTAAATTTGATCAAAGTGCTACTCCTGCTTATCAGACAGATTTAGCTAAAATAAGCGATATAGGAAAGACTAAGGTATTGGCTTTGTTAAGTGATTCAAGTGATGCAGAAAGCTCTATCGAAAACATGAGTGACTATAAAGTTGCTGAGCAAGTTGAAGACACATTCCGAAATACTAAAGAACGGATCATCGTAGCTAGCGTTGCTAGTAATATTTTGCGTATCCAACAAGTAATGGATGCAGCTTTTAAATCCGGTAGAAAAATATTTTTTACTGGTAAAAAAGTAGAAGAAATCGTTGAAGTAGCAATGAAACTCAAAAAGATTAATTTACCAAATGAAGATTTAATTGTCCCAATTGAAGATATTGAAAAATATCCAGATAATGAAATTGTTATTTTGGAAACAGGTACGACAGGAGAACCAATTAAAACCCTTCAAAGAATGGCAACGGGTAAACATTTACAAATTAATATAAAAGAAGGGGATTTAGTTTATATTGTTACTAGCCCTTCTGTTAGTATGGAAGTCACCGTTAATAAGACTAAGAATATGATTTATCGTGCAGGAGGAGAAGTAAAACAAATTTCTGATAATATAAAAGCTTCAGGACATGCTACTCCAAATGATTTAAAGTTAATGATTAATCTAATTAAACCAACCTACTTTGTTCCAGTTACTGGAGAATATCGACGTTTAGCTGCACATGCTAAGTTAGCTCATGAAGTAGGCATTCCTTTTAAAAATATTTTTATTCCTGGAAAAGGAGATGTTGTCGAGTACAAGGCGGGACGTATGTCTATGTCTGGTCAAGTAACTGCTGGCAACACAATGGTAGATGGTATTGGTATTGGAGATATTGGCAATATTGTTTTGCGAGATCGTAAACTATTATCTGAAGATGGTATTTTTGTAGCTGTAGTAACAATTAGCCGCAAAAAAGGAAAAATTATGTCAGGCCCTGAAGTCATGACACGTGGTTTTGTATATGTTAAAGAGAATACGGATCTTATTCAATCAAGTAATGAGATTGTTAGAAAAGTTGTAGAAGATAATTTGAATCATAAAGAGTTTGAGTGGAGTCGTCTAAAACAAGAAATTAGAGACGCATTAAGTAAATATTTATTTGAACAAACAAGAAGAAGACCTGTAATTTTACCAATTATTATGGAGACAAGCTCACGTAATAGAAGAAATTAA
- the dapA gene encoding 4-hydroxy-tetrahydrodipicolinate synthase: MSLMKARIITAMATPFDEKGQLDFDRLEPLIDYLLANGSEGLVIGGTTGESPTLSHNEKLDLYKKAIEIIGGRVPVIVGTGTNNTAETISFTKEVENIKGIDAVLVVAPYYNKPNQAGLYAHFEAVSKNTVLPIIIYNVPGRTSVSIDPATTIRLANLENIIGVKECMGLDAISEIIEQTSDDFSVYSGEDNLTFPAKCIGATGIISVASHILGNEMKEMYDFLDEGKMSEAAKQHRQLIPKMNSLFSVPSPAPVKMVLNNQGIAVGSVRLPLVDCTKEESQSILKILNINIK; encoded by the coding sequence ATGAGTTTAATGAAAGCAAGAATTATAACAGCAATGGCTACTCCTTTTGATGAAAAGGGACAACTTGATTTTGATAGGTTAGAACCTTTAATCGATTATCTTTTAGCTAATGGAAGCGAAGGACTTGTCATAGGTGGGACAACTGGAGAGTCCCCAACATTGTCTCACAACGAAAAATTGGATTTATATAAGAAAGCAATAGAAATAATTGGTGGCCGTGTTCCAGTTATAGTTGGAACTGGAACAAATAATACAGCTGAAACAATCTCATTTACAAAAGAAGTAGAAAATATTAAGGGCATCGATGCCGTATTAGTTGTAGCGCCTTATTATAATAAACCAAATCAAGCTGGATTGTATGCCCATTTTGAAGCTGTATCTAAAAATACAGTTCTACCAATCATTATTTATAATGTTCCAGGTAGAACAAGTGTCTCGATTGATCCCGCTACAACTATTCGTTTGGCAAATTTAGAAAATATTATTGGCGTTAAAGAGTGTATGGGATTAGATGCAATAAGTGAAATTATTGAGCAAACCAGTGATGATTTCTCCGTGTATTCTGGCGAAGATAACTTAACTTTTCCTGCTAAATGTATAGGTGCTACAGGTATTATTTCTGTTGCTAGTCATATATTAGGTAATGAGATGAAAGAAATGTACGATTTTCTTGACGAAGGGAAAATGAGTGAAGCTGCAAAGCAACATCGTCAATTAATTCCTAAAATGAATAGTCTCTTTTCTGTACCATCACCTGCTCCTGTAAAAATGGTTTTAAATAATCAAGGAATAGCAGTAGGAAGCGTAAGATTACCTTTGGTGGACTGTACAAAAGAAGAATCGCAAAGTATATTAAAAATTTTAAATATAAACATTAAATAA
- a CDS encoding aspartate-semialdehyde dehydrogenase, with amino-acid sequence MSKYTIAVVGATGAVGTKMIEMLENSTLPIRKIKILASKRSAGKKMMVNGLELMIEETTPEAFDGIDIALFSAGGSVSQQFAPEAVKRGAIVIDNTSAYRMDPTVPLVVPEVNPEALRGHAGIIANPNCSTIQMMVALEPIRKKYGLNRIIVSTYQAVSGAGIAAVKEMKEQAQQMLNDEPYEANILPSAGDKKHYPISFNVLPQIDLFAEEGYTFEEWKMMNETKKIMSDNEIKISATCVRVPVVSGHSESVYIEVKDESASVNAIKEILQSASGVELQDDPSTQIYPTPLEAEGKKETFVGRIRKDRDIKNGYHMWIVSDNLIKGAAWNSVQIAEKLHSMGLVKDK; translated from the coding sequence ATGAGCAAATATACGATAGCCGTAGTCGGTGCAACTGGAGCGGTTGGAACAAAAATGATTGAAATGCTTGAAAATTCAACTTTACCGATTCGCAAAATTAAAATCCTGGCTTCGAAACGATCAGCAGGGAAAAAAATGATGGTTAATGGTTTAGAATTAATGATTGAAGAGACAACTCCGGAGGCATTTGATGGAATTGATATTGCATTATTTAGTGCTGGTGGGAGTGTCTCTCAACAATTTGCTCCAGAAGCAGTTAAGCGGGGTGCAATTGTTATTGATAATACTAGTGCCTACCGTATGGACCCAACTGTTCCATTGGTTGTTCCTGAAGTGAATCCGGAAGCATTAAGAGGCCATGCGGGTATCATTGCAAATCCCAATTGTTCAACTATTCAGATGATGGTAGCATTAGAACCGATTCGTAAAAAATATGGGTTGAACCGAATTATCGTTTCAACTTATCAAGCAGTCAGTGGTGCTGGAATAGCAGCAGTTAAAGAAATGAAAGAACAGGCTCAACAAATGCTGAATGATGAACCTTATGAAGCCAATATATTGCCTTCTGCCGGTGATAAAAAACATTATCCAATATCATTTAATGTTTTGCCTCAAATCGATTTATTTGCTGAAGAAGGTTATACTTTTGAAGAATGGAAAATGATGAATGAAACAAAAAAAATAATGTCTGACAATGAAATAAAAATTTCAGCTACCTGTGTACGTGTCCCCGTGGTATCTGGTCATTCAGAATCTGTTTACATTGAAGTTAAAGATGAATCAGCATCGGTTAACGCTATAAAAGAAATTTTGCAATCAGCATCAGGAGTAGAACTTCAAGATGATCCTTCTACCCAAATATATCCAACTCCGCTTGAAGCAGAAGGCAAAAAAGAAACGTTTGTCGGTAGAATTAGAAAAGATAGAGATATTAAAAATGGATATCATATGTGGATTGTATCAGATAATTTGATTAAAGGTGCGGCTTGGAATTCAGTTCAAATTGCTGAGAAACTACACAGCATGGGGCTAGTGAAAGACAAATAA
- a CDS encoding alpha/beta hydrolase, with protein MNNKKKIAIWTTLALLLLFVIGSIMLKNFTYQPSPSALQAATNQASYTVEKTTDLVYFKPKEPAIPISIIFYQGALVNQKSYSIWASKLATEGYPVYLIHHAFNLAVTSKDKAQTIINEYAIGDYVIGGHSLGGVMASRFAHDKQMNPSTESGLLKGVFFLASYPDPKGSLKNSLLPILSVTGSNDGVLNQKSYIDGKKFLPKNTLYLSIKDGNHAGFGSYGHQKGDNPATISNEEQQKQLSLILSSWLDTIKK; from the coding sequence ATGAATAATAAGAAAAAAATAGCCATTTGGACTACATTAGCCTTACTACTTTTGTTTGTAATTGGATCTATCATGCTTAAAAATTTTACTTATCAGCCCTCTCCCTCAGCTCTTCAAGCCGCAACCAATCAGGCTTCCTATACAGTTGAAAAAACAACAGATTTAGTTTATTTTAAACCTAAAGAACCTGCTATTCCCATTTCAATTATTTTTTATCAAGGCGCACTTGTCAATCAGAAGAGTTACAGCATTTGGGCTTCAAAGTTAGCTACAGAAGGCTATCCAGTGTATTTAATTCATCACGCTTTTAATTTAGCTGTTACTAGTAAAGATAAAGCACAAACAATTATCAACGAATATGCTATTGGTGATTATGTCATAGGCGGCCATTCTTTAGGAGGCGTAATGGCTAGTCGCTTTGCTCATGATAAACAAATGAATCCTTCAACTGAATCCGGTTTACTAAAGGGCGTATTTTTCTTAGCCAGTTATCCTGATCCTAAAGGTAGTTTGAAAAATAGTTTGTTACCTATTTTATCGGTAACTGGTTCAAATGATGGTGTCCTAAATCAGAAGTCATATATAGATGGCAAGAAATTTTTACCTAAAAATACGCTATATTTATCTATCAAAGATGGTAATCATGCTGGTTTTGGAAGCTACGGACATCAAAAAGGAGACAATCCTG